In a single window of the Acyrthosiphon pisum isolate AL4f chromosome X, pea_aphid_22Mar2018_4r6ur, whole genome shotgun sequence genome:
- the LOC115033172 gene encoding uncharacterized protein LOC115033172, translating into MTEVFARLQFPVKLAFTFTINKSQGQSLKCTGLLLDPMCFSHGQLYVACSRGGDPKNLYIYCPNGKTKNIVYPQALK; encoded by the coding sequence cgaTTACAGTTCCCGGTAAAACTTGCATTCACCTTCACCATAAATAAATCTCAAGGTCAATCATTGAAATGTACGGGACTTCTACTTGATCCTATGTGCTTCTCTCATGGACAATTATATGTGGCATGTTCAAGAGGCGGTGACCCGAAAAATCTCTACATTTATTGTCCGAATGGAAAAACAAAGAACATCGTATATCCTCAAGCATTAAAATGa